A window of Chloracidobacterium sp. N contains these coding sequences:
- a CDS encoding RNA-binding S4 domain-containing protein, with product MRLDSFLKVSRLVPRRTVAQHLCEAGAVLVNGLPAKSSRPVRPGDTLTLHLRRRRLVVRVLAVPETKSVKAPAALYERLSEELLAEEFLAEAPLTPVEDVP from the coding sequence ATGCGCCTTGACTCGTTCCTCAAAGTCAGCCGGCTCGTGCCACGGCGTACCGTGGCGCAGCATTTGTGTGAAGCAGGGGCCGTGCTCGTCAACGGGCTTCCGGCAAAAAGCTCACGGCCGGTCCGGCCCGGCGACACGTTGACGCTGCACCTGCGCCGCCGGCGGCTTGTCGTGCGCGTGCTGGCCGTCCCGGAAACGAAAAGCGTCAAAGCGCCGGCGGCGCTCTACGAACGGCTCTCCGAAGAGCTTTTGGCCGAAGAGTTTTTGGCTGAAGCACCCCTGACGCCGGTGGAAGATGTCCCTTAG
- a CDS encoding lipopolysaccharide assembly protein LapB, translated as MKHKAVFTKVRKLINERELAADNLDQAEDALVSLLEKDRQCDWAYGLLAEIQYWRGEMAAPKDKLALFEQGVEYGEEAVRVNENSLEGNFWLAVNYGMYGNEKGILKSLSLIKPIQRCAERVIEIDESYFYGGPWRVLGRIYDKVPGWPVSIGDKRKAIECFEAALEFGPKFYLNHLYIAECYLSLGNKAKARHHLQWILDAPLSRHHEREDEGYKREARALLRKL; from the coding sequence ATGAAGCACAAAGCCGTCTTCACGAAAGTTCGCAAACTCATCAATGAGCGGGAACTGGCCGCTGACAACCTCGATCAGGCGGAAGACGCGCTGGTGTCGCTTCTCGAAAAAGACCGGCAGTGTGACTGGGCTTATGGGCTGCTGGCTGAAATCCAGTACTGGCGCGGCGAAATGGCGGCCCCCAAGGACAAGCTGGCCCTGTTTGAACAAGGCGTGGAATACGGCGAGGAAGCCGTCCGAGTCAACGAAAACTCTCTGGAGGGCAACTTCTGGCTGGCCGTCAACTATGGCATGTATGGCAACGAGAAAGGGATTCTGAAGAGCCTTTCGCTCATCAAGCCCATTCAGCGGTGCGCCGAACGGGTCATCGAAATTGACGAATCCTACTTTTACGGTGGCCCGTGGCGGGTGCTGGGGCGCATCTACGACAAGGTGCCGGGCTGGCCCGTCTCCATTGGCGACAAACGTAAAGCCATCGAGTGTTTTGAAGCCGCGCTCGAATTTGGCCCCAAGTTCTATCTCAATCACCTCTACATTGCCGAATGCTACCTGTCACTCGGCAACAAGGCGAAGGCCAGACACCACTTGCAGTGGATTCTGGATGCACCGCTTTCCCGCCACCACGAGCGCGAGGATGAAGGCTACAAACGCGAAGCGCGGGCATTGCTCAGGAAGCTCTAG
- a CDS encoding molybdopterin-dependent oxidoreductase, producing MVALNVVHAACPHDCPDTCAIAVTTEGTGAARRAIKVEGDARHADTAGFLCAKVSKYLERVYDPRRVLHPFRRCGKKGEGRFTRITWDEAIAEITGRWKDLIATCGPQCILPYSYAGTMGLVQGQGMDRRFFHRMGASLLARTICATAGAAGYKATIGASIGMEARHFAESKFILIWGSNPVTSNVHLWRYVLEAKKRGARVVTIDPYRTRTAAASDEHLAIIPGTDAALALAMMRVIVDEQLYDADYVARYTLGFEALCERLQSYTPAAVAPMVGLDEATIVGLARAYARTQPSAIRINYGLQRHAGGGMAVRTIACLPALVGAWRHPAGGILLSTSGTFPLNYAALERPDWIPPGTRTINMTRLGEALMNRDEAGRPAGFDPPVLALYVYNSNPAAIAPDQNQVLAGLRREDLFTVVHEQFFTDTTDYADIVLPATTQLEHMDVVKPYGHLSLMFNEPAIPPLGEAKSNSDVFRLLAQAMGYTEPELQESDEQLIRAVLDVRHPWMEGITFERLRAEGYVRLNLPSPFAPFAEGGFPTPSGKCEFYSESLARQGMDPLPAYVPPRENVHSNPPLAARYPLALISPPAHNFLNSTFVNQDSLRRVEKEPIVELHPSDAEPRGIRDGQMVRVFNDRGAFCVRARVSGRIRPGVAYAPGIWWAKFSPDGRNVNATTGQALTDLGGGATFYDVLVEVEPLDAQARALL from the coding sequence ATGGTTGCCCTGAATGTCGTTCATGCTGCGTGTCCACATGATTGCCCGGACACCTGCGCTATTGCCGTCACCACAGAAGGCACGGGTGCGGCGCGCCGCGCCATCAAGGTCGAAGGCGATGCCCGCCACGCCGATACGGCCGGTTTTCTGTGCGCCAAGGTGTCAAAGTACCTGGAGCGCGTCTATGACCCGCGACGGGTGCTGCACCCGTTTCGCCGCTGTGGGAAAAAGGGCGAGGGCCGGTTTACCCGCATCACTTGGGACGAGGCCATTGCCGAAATCACCGGACGGTGGAAAGACCTGATCGCAACCTGTGGGCCGCAGTGCATTCTGCCTTACAGCTACGCCGGAACGATGGGACTGGTACAGGGACAGGGCATGGACCGGCGCTTTTTCCACCGCATGGGGGCCTCCCTGCTGGCGCGTACCATCTGCGCCACGGCCGGCGCGGCCGGCTACAAGGCGACGATTGGCGCGAGCATCGGGATGGAAGCCCGGCACTTCGCCGAGTCGAAGTTCATTCTCATCTGGGGAAGCAATCCGGTCACCTCGAACGTCCATCTGTGGCGCTATGTGCTCGAAGCCAAAAAGCGCGGAGCGCGGGTCGTCACCATTGATCCCTACCGGACACGCACGGCGGCGGCTTCCGATGAACATCTGGCCATCATCCCTGGTACGGATGCGGCACTGGCGCTGGCAATGATGCGCGTCATCGTGGATGAGCAGTTGTATGACGCCGACTACGTAGCCCGCTACACGCTGGGCTTCGAGGCGCTGTGCGAGCGGTTGCAGTCCTACACGCCGGCTGCCGTCGCACCGATGGTTGGTCTCGATGAAGCCACCATCGTCGGACTGGCGCGGGCTTATGCCCGGACGCAGCCCAGCGCCATTCGGATCAACTATGGCTTGCAGCGGCATGCCGGCGGGGGCATGGCCGTCCGCACCATTGCCTGTCTTCCGGCGCTGGTCGGGGCGTGGCGACATCCGGCCGGTGGCATTCTGCTTTCAACTTCGGGGACGTTTCCGCTCAACTACGCGGCGCTGGAGCGCCCGGACTGGATTCCGCCCGGAACGCGCACCATCAACATGACGCGCCTTGGCGAAGCCCTGATGAATCGGGATGAAGCCGGCCGCCCGGCCGGCTTTGACCCGCCGGTGCTGGCGCTTTACGTCTATAACTCGAACCCGGCGGCCATTGCGCCCGATCAGAATCAGGTCCTCGCCGGACTGCGTCGGGAAGACCTGTTTACGGTCGTGCACGAACAGTTTTTCACCGATACGACCGATTATGCCGACATCGTGCTGCCGGCGACGACCCAGCTCGAACACATGGATGTGGTCAAACCGTATGGGCATCTGTCGCTGATGTTCAACGAGCCGGCCATTCCGCCACTGGGTGAGGCGAAATCAAACTCCGATGTCTTTCGTCTGTTGGCGCAAGCCATGGGCTACACCGAGCCGGAGTTACAGGAAAGCGACGAGCAGCTCATCCGGGCCGTGCTGGATGTTCGTCACCCGTGGATGGAAGGCATCACCTTTGAGCGGCTGCGCGCGGAAGGCTACGTGCGGCTCAATCTGCCCAGCCCGTTTGCGCCCTTTGCCGAAGGTGGTTTTCCAACGCCTTCGGGAAAATGCGAGTTCTACTCTGAAAGCCTCGCACGCCAGGGGATGGACCCGCTGCCGGCCTATGTGCCACCACGGGAAAACGTACACAGCAATCCACCGCTGGCGGCGCGCTATCCGCTGGCGCTCATTTCACCGCCGGCGCATAACTTTCTCAATTCGACCTTCGTCAATCAGGATTCGCTCCGCCGCGTCGAAAAGGAACCCATCGTCGAGCTGCATCCGTCCGACGCTGAGCCACGGGGCATCCGCGACGGGCAGATGGTCCGGGTGTTCAACGACCGGGGGGCCTTTTGCGTCCGTGCGCGGGTTTCCGGGCGAATCCGGCCGGGTGTGGCCTATGCGCCCGGCATCTGGTGGGCCAAGTTCAGCCCCGATGGCCGCAACGTGAATGCCACCACGGGGCAGGCGCTGACCGACCTTGGCGGCGGTGCTACCTTTTATGATGTCCTGGTGGAAGTGGAACCGCTTGACGCTCAGGCGCGAGCGTTGCTCTGA
- a CDS encoding enoyl-CoA hydratase/isomerase family protein: protein MPLARLAIENHIAFLTLASPPLNVLSLAMMREINQLLDALGRKPANSFHAIVITTEPECTAFSTGISVEDHKPSTAYQTLQEFHTIYRNLRTLSKPVVGVVRGQAFGMGCELVAYCDLVIAVATATFGQPEIRFGLYPATSSVLLPRIIGWHRTLRMVLLSEVLDAAEAQRVGLVDYVVPPEQLAVKTEELLAVLRGWSAPVLESARRALHTAYFHDIEAAMQAVEDQYLNQLMSYSDVQEGLLAFREKRKPNWKHH, encoded by the coding sequence ATGCCTCTTGCACGCCTTGCTATCGAAAACCACATTGCCTTCCTGACACTGGCTTCCCCACCGCTCAACGTCCTGAGTTTGGCGATGATGCGCGAAATCAACCAGCTTCTCGACGCGCTGGGGCGGAAGCCGGCCAACAGCTTTCATGCCATCGTCATCACCACCGAACCGGAGTGCACGGCCTTTTCAACCGGCATTTCGGTCGAAGACCACAAGCCTTCCACGGCTTACCAGACGCTTCAGGAATTTCACACCATCTACCGCAACCTGCGGACGCTGTCCAAGCCGGTGGTCGGCGTCGTACGGGGGCAGGCTTTCGGCATGGGCTGTGAACTTGTGGCGTACTGTGACCTGGTTATCGCCGTGGCGACGGCAACCTTTGGGCAACCGGAAATCCGGTTTGGGCTATATCCCGCCACGTCCAGCGTGCTCCTGCCGCGCATCATCGGCTGGCACCGCACCCTGCGGATGGTCTTGCTGTCGGAAGTGCTTGACGCCGCCGAGGCCCAGCGCGTGGGACTGGTGGATTACGTCGTCCCGCCGGAGCAACTCGCTGTCAAAACCGAAGAACTGCTGGCCGTTCTGCGCGGCTGGAGTGCGCCGGTGCTGGAATCCGCCCGGCGTGCGCTGCATACGGCGTATTTTCACGACATCGAAGCGGCCATGCAGGCCGTCGAAGACCAGTATCTCAACCAGTTGATGAGCTATAGCGACGTGCAGGAAGGGCTGCTGGCGTTCCGGGAAAAACGGAAACCCAACTGGAAACACCACTGA
- a CDS encoding WD40 repeat domain-containing serine/threonine protein kinase, with protein sequence MRYCPVCKQCYDDTDLRCTKDGIFLAEAFPGTRIISGKYRLDALIGQGGMGSVYRATHLELDRTIALKIVLPDFVSNQETLERFRQEARAAARLNHPNVISVYDFGILPTGQAYLAMELLTGHSLREELERHERLSPQRIVSILRPVCQAIHAAHEAGVVHRDIKPDNIILLSKPETGEEIVKVVDFGIAKLKERPGTTVSNLTEPGLVMGTPHYMSPEQCRGEELDRTSDIYSLGVTLYELLVGHVPFDAPTPSAVIIQHAVDPPPLMRRLRPDIPEEIERVVLKALSKARERRQPTALLLCQEFEHALREAEETAAALNIAKISATFPTLDLSQIKPVELKLVATLTGHEHVVKSLSYHGSGDWLASASGDGSVRLWDLRTHREIGLFSGHEYSVNAVAIAPDGLRLASGGADGTARLWTLRDATEIASFGHRTAVRALLFASDGRWLITAFDTEVKIWDALRQRQIASFLGHIKTIDALALSPDGHTLASGGADDAIHFWDLISKTEQTMLRRSGHAPTSLVYLPDGRLVSGGRDGQLCLWHATETSPLQTVEAHLEAIRALTLSPDGRWLASSDWNGVIKLWSTQDFTNLVTVEAHDGAAQSLAFAPDGRHLASGGADALIHLWQLTPIAD encoded by the coding sequence ATGCGATATTGCCCGGTCTGCAAGCAGTGTTACGACGACACCGATTTGCGCTGCACAAAAGACGGGATATTTCTGGCCGAGGCCTTTCCCGGAACACGCATCATCAGCGGCAAGTATCGTCTCGACGCCCTCATCGGCCAGGGCGGCATGGGCTCGGTCTATCGGGCGACGCATCTGGAACTCGACCGCACGATTGCCCTGAAGATCGTGCTGCCTGATTTTGTCTCCAACCAGGAAACCCTGGAGCGCTTCCGCCAGGAAGCACGGGCGGCGGCGCGGCTCAACCATCCCAATGTCATCAGTGTATATGACTTTGGCATCCTGCCGACCGGCCAGGCGTACCTCGCTATGGAACTGCTGACCGGGCATTCCCTGCGCGAAGAACTGGAACGCCACGAACGGCTGTCGCCGCAGCGGATTGTGTCCATTCTGCGGCCCGTCTGCCAGGCTATCCATGCGGCGCACGAAGCCGGCGTCGTCCACCGGGACATCAAGCCGGACAACATCATCCTGCTCAGCAAGCCCGAAACCGGCGAAGAAATCGTCAAGGTCGTGGACTTCGGCATTGCCAAGCTCAAGGAACGGCCCGGGACTACGGTTTCCAACCTCACCGAGCCGGGACTGGTGATGGGTACGCCACACTACATGTCGCCGGAACAGTGCCGGGGCGAAGAACTCGACCGGACATCGGACATTTACTCACTCGGCGTCACGCTGTACGAACTGCTGGTCGGCCACGTCCCCTTCGATGCGCCGACGCCATCGGCCGTCATCATCCAGCATGCGGTTGACCCGCCGCCGCTGATGCGGCGGCTGCGCCCGGACATTCCCGAAGAAATCGAGCGCGTCGTGCTCAAGGCGCTGTCGAAAGCGCGTGAACGGCGGCAGCCAACGGCCCTTCTGCTCTGCCAGGAATTTGAGCACGCCCTGCGGGAAGCCGAGGAAACAGCCGCCGCACTCAACATCGCCAAGATTTCGGCCACGTTCCCCACCCTCGATCTGTCGCAGATAAAACCGGTCGAGTTGAAACTGGTCGCCACCCTGACCGGGCATGAACACGTCGTCAAGAGCCTGTCCTACCACGGCAGTGGTGACTGGCTGGCCTCGGCCAGCGGCGATGGGAGCGTTCGCCTCTGGGACCTGCGGACACACCGTGAAATCGGACTGTTCAGCGGCCACGAATACTCGGTCAATGCCGTGGCCATTGCCCCGGATGGACTCCGCTTGGCCAGCGGCGGGGCCGACGGCACGGCCCGACTCTGGACGCTGCGCGATGCCACTGAAATTGCTTCCTTCGGGCACCGGACGGCCGTGCGCGCCCTGCTGTTTGCTTCTGACGGCCGCTGGCTCATCACGGCGTTTGACACGGAAGTGAAAATCTGGGACGCCCTGCGGCAACGCCAGATTGCTTCCTTTCTCGGCCACATCAAAACCATTGACGCGCTGGCGCTCTCCCCGGACGGGCATACGCTGGCTTCCGGCGGCGCCGATGATGCCATTCACTTCTGGGACCTGATTTCCAAAACGGAACAGACCATGCTGCGGCGGTCCGGCCATGCGCCAACGTCACTGGTCTATCTGCCCGACGGCCGCCTGGTTTCCGGCGGCCGGGACGGACAGTTGTGCCTCTGGCACGCCACTGAAACCAGCCCGCTCCAGACGGTCGAAGCCCATCTCGAAGCCATCCGGGCGCTGACGCTTTCGCCCGATGGCCGGTGGCTCGCCTCCAGTGACTGGAATGGTGTCATCAAGCTCTGGTCCACGCAGGATTTCACCAACCTTGTCACCGTCGAGGCCCACGATGGCGCAGCGCAATCCCTGGCGTTTGCGCCGGACGGCCGGCATCTGGCCTCCGGCGGAGCAGATGCCCTCATCCACCTCTGGCAACTTACGCCGATAGCGGACTAG